In Agromyces sp. G08B096, a genomic segment contains:
- a CDS encoding DUF4097 family beta strand repeat-containing protein, whose protein sequence is MTSTTRRLAAAAVSVAFLAGLSGCAFFAPEHRVSDGATVDERVDGIRIDAPQGSVTIRGGADATAITIERTVRYRGTEREIPASHEVLGGELVLGGCGRHCTVEYVVDVPAGLDVEGRTSNGSIELSAVGDVDVETDNGRIELDGVAGSVAAQTSNGRVIGRALAGGPIEVATSNGGVQLELETAQDVRATTSNGAIDLAVPDASYRVRTDTSNGGIDVGVPDDPDGEFTLDLRTSNGSITVTTT, encoded by the coding sequence ATGACCTCCACCACGCGGCGCCTCGCCGCCGCCGCCGTGTCCGTCGCGTTCCTCGCCGGGCTGAGCGGGTGCGCGTTCTTCGCACCCGAGCACCGGGTCTCCGACGGCGCGACCGTCGACGAACGCGTCGACGGCATCCGCATCGACGCACCCCAGGGCAGCGTGACGATCCGAGGCGGCGCCGATGCGACGGCGATCACGATCGAGCGCACCGTCCGCTACCGGGGCACGGAACGCGAGATCCCCGCGTCGCACGAGGTGCTCGGCGGTGAGCTCGTCCTCGGCGGCTGCGGCCGCCACTGCACCGTCGAGTACGTCGTCGACGTGCCCGCCGGTCTCGACGTCGAGGGGCGCACCTCCAACGGCTCGATCGAGCTCTCGGCCGTCGGCGACGTCGACGTCGAGACCGACAACGGCCGCATCGAGCTCGACGGGGTGGCGGGGTCGGTCGCGGCGCAGACGAGCAACGGACGCGTGATCGGCCGTGCCCTCGCGGGCGGCCCGATCGAGGTCGCGACGTCGAACGGCGGCGTCCAGCTCGAGCTGGAGACCGCGCAGGACGTGCGCGCGACCACCTCGAACGGCGCCATCGACCTCGCCGTGCCGGATGCCTCGTACCGGGTGCGCACCGACACCTCAAACGGCGGCATCGACGTCGGCGTGCCCGACGACCCCGACGGCGAGTTCACGCTCGACCTCCGCACGTCGAACGGGTCGATCACGGTCACGACGACGTAG
- a CDS encoding polyprenol monophosphomannose synthase — translation MPRPLVVIPTFNERENLAAIIGRVRAATPGVDVLVVDDASPDGTGELADRLAATDASVRVLHRAGKEGLGAAYLEAFDWALARGYDPIVQMDADGSHRPEELPVLLDAFVRATDGGRPVDLVIGSRWVAGGRIENWPKHREWLSRGGSAYVRRVLRLPTRDTTAGYRAFRADALRRMPLADVHTRGYGFQVDMLWHAHEAGLGVAEVPVTFVEREHGRSKMSLGIVLEAMANVTAWGLRARFGRRTK, via the coding sequence ATGCCCCGTCCCCTCGTGGTGATTCCCACGTTCAACGAGCGCGAGAACCTCGCCGCGATCATCGGCCGCGTGCGCGCCGCGACGCCAGGGGTCGACGTCCTCGTCGTCGACGACGCCTCGCCCGACGGCACGGGTGAGCTCGCCGACCGGCTCGCGGCGACGGATGCCTCGGTGCGGGTGCTGCACCGTGCGGGCAAGGAGGGACTCGGGGCGGCGTACCTCGAGGCCTTCGACTGGGCGCTCGCCCGCGGCTACGACCCCATCGTGCAGATGGACGCCGACGGGTCGCACCGGCCCGAGGAGCTGCCCGTCCTCCTCGACGCGTTCGTCCGGGCGACCGACGGGGGACGCCCCGTCGACCTGGTCATCGGCTCGCGCTGGGTGGCCGGCGGGCGCATCGAGAACTGGCCGAAGCACCGCGAGTGGCTCTCCCGCGGCGGCAGCGCCTACGTGCGCCGCGTGCTCCGGCTGCCGACGCGCGACACGACGGCCGGTTACCGCGCCTTCCGGGCCGACGCACTGCGACGGATGCCCCTCGCCGACGTCCACACGCGGGGCTACGGCTTCCAGGTGGACATGCTGTGGCACGCGCACGAGGCCGGGCTCGGCGTCGCGGAGGTGCCGGTGACGTTCGTCGAACGCGAGCACGGTCGGTCGAAGATGAGCCTCGGCATCGTGCTCGAGGCGATGGCGAACGTCACGGCGTGGGGCCTGCGCGCGCGGTTCGGGCGTCGCACGAAGTAG